From Clostridia bacterium:
GACCAGAGACATATCTCCTTTTAGAACATTAATCAACTGAGGTAGTTCATCTATACTTGTTTTTCTAATAAACCTCCCTATCCTTGTTACCCTTGGATCTTCCTTAATTTTAAACATATAACCGGATATTTCATTCTTCTTTTCCAAACGCTCCAGATGCTCTTCTGCATTTACTATCATTGAGCGGAATTTATACATTTTAAAAATCTTTCCTTTATGACCTACTCTTTCCTGCTTAAATATTACAGACCCTTCAGAATCAACCTTAATAAGTATCCAGATACCTAAAAAAACAGGCGATAACAGTAATAGTGCAAAAAAAGAAGCAGCTATATCAAAAATACGTTTACTAAACAAGTATAAGACAGTTACATTATCATAAATTATTCTATCTTCAATAGTCTCCCTAATGTCTTCTTCGGATATCTTCATTTTAACACCTTCTAAAAACTATGTATCTTCTGTGTCTGACTGAAATCAACCAAGTGCTGTGCATTTCTATTAAAGACAGCTTCTGCATAATCCAAGCTTGTCCACTTTCTTACTCTATAGAGAGCATTTATATAGAACTTGCTGTAGTCATCAGAAAAATGAGCATTTGACGCAACAAAACTTGGAATATTAAGCTTTAGTAATTTCTTAGCTACCCTCTTGATACTATAACCATAGACTCCTGCTATACTTGCTGCATCAAGTTGTATCACACATCCTGCTTCTATAA
This genomic window contains:
- a CDS encoding sugar transferase, producing the protein MKISEEDIRETIEDRIIYDNVTVLYLFSKRIFDIAASFFALLLLSPVFLGIWILIKVDSEGSVIFKQERVGHKGKIFKMYKFRSMIVNAEEHLERLEKKNEISGYMFKIKEDPRVTRIGRFIRKTSIDELPQLINVLKGDMSLVGPRPPLPREVIRYDRWHNLRMSVKPGITGLWQVSGRNKLGFDEMVRLDLKYIRERNFCYDIKIIFRTIPVLFGDRHAF